One window of Amaranthus tricolor cultivar Red isolate AtriRed21 chromosome 13, ASM2621246v1, whole genome shotgun sequence genomic DNA carries:
- the LOC130798569 gene encoding auxin-responsive protein IAA14-like, protein MEVVGLKMEETELSLGLGLGLGFSGGGEKVAEVVVQKSGNKRGYSETVDLKLNLNNNNKNNNDTGKEQTATSSDPLDLINNDKSSVAVSSKEISSKLNADSVKPPAKAQVVGWPPVRSYRKNMLAVQKSSPDSEMTEKPMGGGLVKVSMDGAPYLRKVDLKMYKSYQDLSVALGKMFSSFTLGNYGAQGMIDFMNESKLMDLLNDSDYVPTYEDKDGDWMLVGDVPWEMFVESCKRLRIMKGKEAAGLAPRAMEKCKNRS, encoded by the exons ATGGAAGTTGTAGGCTTGAAGATGGAGGAAACTGAGCTAAGTCTCGGGCTTGGGCTCGGGCTGGGGTTTTCTGGTGGTGGAGAGAAGGTTGCAGAGGTGGTGGTGCAGAAGAGTGGAAATAAGAGAGGATATTCTGAAACAGTAGATTTGAAGTTGAATTtgaacaataataacaaaaataataatgatactGGAAAAGAACAGACTGCTACTTCATCTGATCCTTTGGATCTCATCAACAATGATAAATCTTCTGTTGCTGTTTCTTCTAAGGAGATTTCTTCTAAGCTTAATGCTGATTCTGTCAAGCCTCCTGCCAA GGCACAAGTTGTGGGTTGGCCTCCAGTGCGATCATACAGAAAGAACATGCTGGCAGTTCAAAAGAGCAGCCCGGATTCCGAGATGACCGAGAAGCCGATGGGTGGTGGCTTGGTGAAGGTGAGCATGGATGGTGCACCTTACCTACGTAAGGTAGACTTGAAAATGTACAAGAGTTACCAAGACCTTTCTGTTGCTTTGGGCAAGATGTTTAGCTCTTTTACCCTag GTAATTATGGAGCTCAAGGGATGATTGATTTCATGAATGAGAGCAAGTTAATGGATCTCCTTAATGATTCTGATTATGTGCCTACATACGAAGACAAGGATGGAGATTGGATGCTTGTTGGTGATGTCCCATGGGA gatGTTTGTGGAGTCATGCAAACGACTTCGTATCATGAAAGGAAAGGAGGCTGCTGGACTTG CTCCAAGAGCCATGGAGAAGTGCAAGAACAGGAGCTAA